The following are encoded in a window of Tolypothrix sp. PCC 7712 genomic DNA:
- a CDS encoding TnsD family Tn7-like transposition protein — protein sequence MLSFFPTPYPDEILYSVFARYHARSGNTKPDETLQELFNSRNTIVRADLPYNLAFLIKNLPLLSPHTTESLIQKHTLYPMYAVFMPDRKSAILKYMKGEFGTHIYRGIGSLLHLPKYFRFCPKCLFENLHTFGQAYWHRLHQTPGVLVCTIHDVVLSDSIVPIWSNNWHQVGLASLENCPISNVARNYSDSTKELLRLIASDIEWLMTCDFKSLPSKELDWFHIQYIVLLMKRNLATLDRQVYEPGLRQKFLSFYGSEFLEALGINFGYNNINLFNILRLNREVFDPVMHLLMMRFLKNSPSTFFARKSKYKPFGKGPWLCLNPACENYLHFVVTKLVMLFNREVYSTYSYIKNPQGTFECDCGFKYSKSGVNLNKLDKFRFERIVTFGHLWEQKYLELNVVDRQHFQQTAQSLSFNYGNNPLNMLRKLEALWKSLNDSVGADCG from the coding sequence ATGCTCAGTTTTTTCCCTACGCCTTACCCAGATGAGATTTTATATAGTGTGTTTGCACGTTATCATGCTCGAAGTGGTAATACAAAGCCTGATGAAACGTTGCAAGAATTATTCAATTCTCGGAATACTATAGTTAGGGCTGACTTACCTTACAACTTGGCTTTTTTAATTAAAAATCTCCCACTGCTATCTCCACATACAACAGAAAGTCTCATTCAAAAACATACACTTTATCCCATGTATGCAGTCTTTATGCCTGACAGAAAGTCAGCTATTTTGAAGTACATGAAAGGAGAGTTTGGGACACATATTTATCGGGGAATTGGCAGTTTGCTTCATCTGCCCAAATATTTTAGGTTTTGTCCAAAATGTCTTTTTGAAAATTTGCATACATTTGGACAAGCATATTGGCATCGACTTCACCAAACACCTGGTGTTCTTGTCTGCACTATTCATGATGTTGTCTTAAGCGACAGCATTGTACCTATTTGGAGTAATAATTGGCATCAAGTTGGTCTTGCAAGTTTGGAGAACTGTCCCATATCGAATGTAGCCAGAAATTACAGTGACTCCACTAAGGAGTTGTTACGCCTAATTGCATCTGATATTGAATGGTTAATGACCTGTGATTTCAAATCGCTTCCTTCTAAGGAATTAGATTGGTTTCATATCCAATATATAGTTTTATTGATGAAGAGGAATTTAGCGACTCTAGACCGTCAGGTATATGAGCCAGGTTTACGACAGAAGTTTTTGTCTTTTTATGGAAGTGAGTTTCTTGAGGCTCTTGGGATAAACTTCGGTTACAATAACATAAATTTATTTAACATTCTCCGATTGAATAGAGAAGTTTTTGACCCAGTAATGCATCTGTTGATGATGAGATTTTTGAAGAATTCACCCTCAACATTTTTTGCTCGTAAATCTAAATATAAGCCTTTTGGTAAAGGGCCTTGGCTTTGTCTAAATCCCGCTTGCGAAAACTATCTCCATTTTGTGGTTACAAAGTTAGTGATGCTTTTCAACCGTGAAGTATATTCGACATATTCTTATATAAAAAATCCTCAAGGGACTTTTGAGTGTGATTGCGGTTTTAAATATAGTAAAAGTGGTGTGAATTTGAATAAACTTGATAAGTTTCGATTTGAAAGAATCGTGACTTTTGGTCACTTGTGGGAACAAAAGTATTTGGAATTAAATGTTGTTGATAGACAACATTTTCAGCAAACTGCTCAAAGCCTCAGTTTCAATTATGGCAATAATCCGCTGAATATGTTGCGTAAGCTAGAAGCGTTGTGGAAATCTTTGAATGATAGTGTAGGCGCAGACTGCGGTTAA
- a CDS encoding ATP-binding protein, whose product MNIENEWSWVKIPNGEWAAVAKYRDHLLPEYNTNPIIRSLPPILSRDKFVEYVTRLPACKSSERELEPQYRFHCIERLSRYFDPLNKTVDLQRVVCVLIMQGYLRRNPLQPEYALRSGQIYQAVLSGGGFNLEEYVDVPTSASGLTIIGPSGIGKTTNLLNILSLYPQVIVHPAHSVYQIVWLKVDCPHAGSLKGLCIDFFRAVDKLLGTNNFQKFGVKRNSEDYMLAQVAQIAHTQHLGVLVIDEMQNLAAARRNSDEMLNFLVKMDNIIGVPVIRVGTNEAFPILQGNFRNARRGVGEGGVIWDRMENNREWNFFIEGMWEFQWTKQYIPLTTNISSALYYESQGIIDIVIKLYKMVQWRAIALGTEVITVDLIHACAADGLHLVKPMLDAIRSGDEKWMMKYKDIAPLDVNLYRNKCLNSLEERDLEAVRRLARSSQRMGNISATLRYVIIELINLDVLPITAKSCAEKIVAFHGEDADKKMLIKEAYKLALQCDNLSTEPGEHREIKRKLQPKYQENDIRAIVKNAKKNQTPACEELKALGIIKDPLTDFFTSG is encoded by the coding sequence GCTAAATACAGAGACCACTTGTTACCTGAATATAATACAAATCCAATAATTCGCTCTCTTCCTCCTATCCTGTCTCGAGACAAATTTGTTGAGTATGTGACACGACTACCTGCGTGCAAATCTTCAGAAAGAGAACTAGAGCCGCAGTACAGATTTCATTGTATTGAACGGTTATCGAGATATTTTGACCCACTGAATAAAACAGTCGATTTACAGCGAGTAGTTTGCGTATTAATTATGCAAGGTTATCTGAGGCGAAATCCTTTGCAACCAGAATATGCATTGCGTAGCGGTCAAATTTATCAGGCGGTGCTTTCTGGGGGAGGTTTTAACTTAGAGGAATATGTAGATGTTCCCACCTCGGCATCTGGGTTGACAATTATTGGTCCGTCCGGAATAGGTAAGACAACCAATCTCTTAAATATCCTTTCTTTATATCCCCAAGTGATTGTTCATCCGGCTCACAGTGTTTACCAAATTGTTTGGTTGAAAGTTGACTGTCCCCATGCAGGTTCTTTGAAAGGTTTGTGTATCGACTTCTTCAGAGCAGTTGACAAATTGCTCGGCACTAATAACTTCCAAAAATTTGGGGTAAAACGCAACTCCGAAGATTATATGCTGGCTCAAGTTGCCCAAATTGCCCACACCCAACATTTAGGAGTTTTAGTTATCGATGAAATGCAAAATTTAGCGGCAGCCAGAAGAAATAGTGACGAAATGTTGAATTTTTTGGTGAAAATGGACAACATTATTGGAGTTCCAGTAATTCGCGTTGGTACAAATGAAGCTTTCCCAATTCTTCAAGGTAATTTTAGAAATGCTAGAAGAGGTGTGGGAGAAGGAGGAGTAATTTGGGACAGGATGGAAAACAATCGGGAATGGAACTTTTTTATCGAAGGAATGTGGGAATTTCAGTGGACAAAACAATATATCCCATTAACTACAAATATTAGCTCGGCTCTATATTATGAAAGTCAAGGGATTATTGATATCGTGATTAAACTCTATAAAATGGTGCAATGGAGAGCTATTGCTTTAGGAACGGAAGTAATTACTGTTGACTTGATTCACGCTTGTGCTGCTGACGGACTGCATCTAGTTAAACCAATGTTAGATGCTATTAGGTCAGGAGATGAAAAGTGGATGATGAAATACAAAGATATTGCTCCTTTAGACGTGAATTTATACCGCAATAAGTGCTTGAATTCCCTAGAAGAAAGAGATTTAGAGGCAGTGAGAAGATTAGCACGCTCATCACAGAGGATGGGGAATATATCAGCAACGCTACGCTATGTGATTATTGAACTGATTAACTTAGATGTGCTGCCTATTACTGCCAAGAGTTGTGCCGAAAAAATTGTCGCTTTTCATGGGGAAGATGCAGATAAAAAAATGTTGATTAAAGAGGCTTATAAACTAGCTTTACAATGCGATAATCTTTCAACAGAGCCAGGGGAGCATCGGGAAATTAAAAGAAAACTTCAACCGAAATATCAAGAGAATGATATTCGAGCTATTGTTAAAAATGCCAAGAAAAATCAAACTCCAGCTTGTGAGGAATTAAAAGCTTTGGGGATTATTAAAGACCCACTCACAGACTTTTTTACTAGTGGGTAG